From Ficedula albicollis isolate OC2 chromosome 20, FicAlb1.5, whole genome shotgun sequence, one genomic window encodes:
- the EEF1A2 gene encoding elongation factor 1-alpha 2 — MGKEKTHINIVVIGHVDSGKSTTTGHLIYKCGGIDKRTIEKFEKEAAEMGKGSFKYAWVLDKLKAERERGITIDISLWKFETTKYYITIIDAPGHRDFIKNMITGTSQADCAVLIVAAGVGEFEAGISKNGQTREHALLAYTLGVKQLIVGINKMDSTEPPYSEKRYDEIVKEVSAYIKKIGYNPATVPFVPISGWHGDNMLEPSPNMPWFKGWKVERKEGNASGVSLLEALDTILPPTRPTDKPLRLPLQDVYKIGGIGTVPVGRVETGILRPGMVVTFAPVNITTEVKSVEMHHEALSEALPGDNVGFNVKNVSVKDIRRGNVCGDSKSDPPQEAAQFTSQVIILNHPGQISAGYSPVIDCHTAHIACKFAELKEKIDRRSGKKLEDNPKSLKSGDAAIVEMIPGKPMCVESFSQYPPLGRFAVRDMRQTVAVGVIKNVEKKSGGAGKVTKSAQKAQKAGK, encoded by the exons ATGGGGAAGGAGAAGACGCACATCAACATCGTGGTCATCGGGCATGTGGACTCTGGGAAATCCACCACCACCGGGCACCTCATCTACAAATGCGGGGGCATCGACAAACGGACCATTGAGAAATTCGAGAAGGAGGCTGCCGAG ATGGGGAAGGGGTCCTTCAAATATGCCTGGGTGCTGGACAAGCTGAAGGCTGAGCGTGAGCGTGGCATCACCATCGACATCTCGCTGTGGAAGTTTGAGACCACCAAGTACTACATCACCATCATCGACGCCCCTGGCCACAGGGACTTCATCAAGAACATGATCACTGGGACCTCCCAG GCTGACTGCGCTGTGCTGATCGTGGCTGCCGGCGTGGGCGAGTTCGAAGCCGGCATCTCCAAGAACGGGCAGACCCGCGAGCACGCCCTGCTGGCCTACACCCTGGGCGTGAAGCAGCTCATCGTGGGCATCAACAAGATGGATTCCACAGAGCCGCCCTACAGCGAGAAGCGCTACGACGAGATCGTCAAGGAGGTCAGCGCCTACATCAAGAAGATCGGCTACAACCCCGCCACAGTTCCCTTCGTGCCCATCTCGGGCTGGCACGGGGACAACATGCTGGAGCCCTCTCCCAAT ATGCCTTGGTTCAAAGGCTGGAAGGTGGAGCGCAAGGAAGGCAACGCCAGCggggtgtccctgctggagGCCCTGGACACCATCCTGCCCCCCACCCGCCCCACAGACAAACCCCTGCGCCTGCCCCTCCAGGACGTCTACAAGATTGGAG GGATTGGCACCGTCCCCGTGGGCCGAGTGGAGACCGGAATCCTGCGGCCCGGCATGGTGGTCACCTTCGCCCCTGTGAACATCACCACCGAGGTGAAATCCGTGGAGATGCACCACGAGGCGCTGAGCGAGGCCCTGCCCGGCGACAACGTCGGCTTCAACGTGAAGAACGTCTCGGTGAAGGACATCCGCCGCGGGAACGTCTGCGGGGACAGCAAGTCGGACCCGCCGCAGGAGGCGGCGCAGTTCACGTCTCAG GTGATCATCCTGAACCACCCTGGCCAGATCAGCGCCGGCTACTCGCCCGTCATCGACTGCCACACCGCGCACATCGCCTGCAAGTTCGCCGAGCTGAAGGAGAAGATCGACCGGCGCTCCGGCAAGAAGCTGGAGGACAACCCCAAGTCCCTGAAGTCGGGTGATGCAGCCATCGTGGAGATGATCCCTGGCAAGCCCATGTGTGTGGAGAGCTTCTCCCAGTACCCACCCCTTG GCCGCTTCGCTGTCCGTGACATGCGGCAGACCGTGGCCGTGGGCGTCATCAAGAACGTGGAGAAGAAGAgtggtggggctgggaaagTCACCAAGTCTGCCCAGAAGGCCCAGAAGGCTGGCAAATGA